The Larus michahellis chromosome 12, bLarMic1.1, whole genome shotgun sequence genome contains a region encoding:
- the UBE2C gene encoding ubiquitin-conjugating enzyme E2 C, with amino-acid sequence MASQNADPAAVSSAAARKAAEGGATAARGSVGKRLQQELMALMMSGDKGISAFPESDNLFKWIGTIDGAAGTAYEELRYKLSLEFPSGYPYTAPTVRFLTPCYHPNVDTQGNICLDILKDKWSALYDVRTILLSIQSLLAEPNIESPLNTHAAELWKNQAAYKKYVRETYAKQAKSQET; translated from the exons ATGGCCTCGCAGAACGCCGACCCCGCCGCCGTGTCCAGCGCGGCTGCCCGTAAAGCGGCTGAAGGGGGAGCGACGGCGGCCCGCGGCTCGGTGGGGAAGAG gctgcagcaggagctgatggCGCTCATG ATGTCCGGTGACAAAGGCATCTCCGCCTTCCCCGAGTCTGACAACCTCTTCAAGTGGATCGGGACCATCGACGGTGCCGCCGGCACG GCCTACGAGGAGCTGCGGTACAAGCTGTCGCTGGAGTTCCCCAGCGGGTACCCCTACACCGCACCCACCGTGCGGTTCCTGACGCCCTGCTACCACCCCAACGTCGACACCCAGGGCAACATCTGCCTCGACATCCTCAAGGACAAGTGGTCGGCCCTCTACGATGTCCGCACCATCCTGCTCTCCATCCAGAGCCTGCTGGCAG AGCCAAACATCGAGAGCCCCCTGAACACACACGCCGCTGAACTCTGGAAGAACCAAGCTG ccTACAAGAAGTACGTGCGGGAGACGTATGCCAAGCAAGCCAAGAGCCAGGAGACCTGA
- the LOC141750337 gene encoding regulator of G-protein signaling 9-binding protein-like yields MAPRRGDACRTQGVAGTCAAIQAALCKATAGHRQLVLQLGGSADGPQLREERRRRSAEARELSTGLRQVLLAGLRQAPASPEERRELERLWVLFLSALELFLQDLRRAHHLCQLFSVQGGGTAPLRTGLGLRGPPGRKGSRRGGGPAQPPATPCLEEEIEQVRATLAEMETRANIPLWTVEPTQPVGTGSTAAPAAGAAWGGSYAGHCCRVL; encoded by the exons ATGGCACCGAGGAGAGGGGATGCGTGCCGCACGCAGGGGGTAGCGGGGACATGCGCGGCCATCCAGGCTGCTCTCTGCAAGGCCACGGCTGGGCACCGgcagctggtgctgcagctggggggcAGTGCCGATGGCCCCCAGCTGCGGGAGGAACGGCGCAGGAGGAGTGCGGAGGCGCGGGAGCTCAGCACTG GGCTGCggcaggtgctgctggcagggctgcgGCAGGCACCAGCGAGCCCCGAGGAGCGGCGGGAGCTGGAGCGGTTGTGGGTGCTCTTCCTCTCCGCCCTGGAGCTCTTCCTGCAGGATCTGCGCCGAGCCCACCACCTCTGCCAGCTCTTCTCCGTGCAGGGGGGTGGCACGGCCCCGCTGCGCACCGGACTGGGGCTCCGGGGGCCACCCGGCCGCAaggggagccggcggggggggggtcctgcacAGCCCCCGGCCACCCCGTGCCTGGAGGAGGAGATCGAGCAGGTGAGGGCCACGCTGGCGGAGATGGAGACCAGAGCCAACATCCCCTTGTGGACGGTGGAGCCCACGCAGCCGGTGGGGACAGGCAGCaccgcagccccagcagctggagcCGCTTGGGGGGGATCTTATGCTGGGCACTGCTGCAGGGTCCTCTga